In Planktothrix serta PCC 8927, a single genomic region encodes these proteins:
- a CDS encoding PRC-barrel domain-containing protein, translated as MTSEHIRQRSEILGTQVITRDRGRRLGIVSQLWVDVDQREIVAIGIRDNILAIAGMPKFMYLSSVREIGDVILVDDDTVLEEDVDVEAYSTLINSEVITETGEPLGRVRGFRFDTRDGKLESLIIASIGLPQIPEQVISTYQLSIEEIVSSGPNRLIVFEGSEDRLQQLSVGLLERLGLGEAPWEKEEEGMYYPPTVKPANQLGTGLPQTPPQRAGRAPAVAQEEAWDENDAWEEHPAPVQPLRQPQPIYDDYEEEDNWGDVERDEDDRYRERELVPIDPPRQDQKLYARELNYEYENEVDANAWNDDETPQPYQPPRINIPEKKKMPEYEE; from the coding sequence ATGACATCTGAACATATCCGCCAACGCTCCGAAATTCTCGGCACTCAAGTAATCACCCGTGACAGAGGTAGACGACTTGGGATCGTCAGTCAGTTATGGGTAGACGTAGATCAGCGTGAAATTGTAGCGATCGGAATCCGCGATAATATTCTGGCGATCGCTGGAATGCCAAAATTTATGTACCTGAGTAGTGTCCGCGAAATCGGTGACGTAATTTTGGTGGATGATGATACCGTCCTCGAAGAAGACGTGGATGTAGAAGCCTACAGTACCCTGATCAATAGTGAAGTGATCACCGAAACGGGAGAACCGTTAGGGCGAGTCCGAGGGTTCAGATTTGATACCCGTGATGGCAAATTAGAATCCTTAATTATCGCCTCCATTGGTCTACCTCAAATTCCTGAACAAGTGATTAGCACCTATCAATTGTCCATTGAGGAAATTGTCAGTAGTGGCCCTAATCGCTTAATTGTATTTGAGGGTTCAGAAGATCGTTTACAACAGCTTTCTGTCGGTTTGTTAGAACGTTTAGGCTTAGGGGAAGCTCCTTGGGAAAAAGAAGAAGAGGGAATGTATTATCCGCCAACGGTTAAACCCGCTAACCAGTTAGGAACTGGGCTACCCCAAACCCCTCCCCAACGAGCGGGTCGCGCCCCTGCTGTGGCTCAGGAAGAAGCTTGGGACGAAAACGATGCTTGGGAAGAACATCCCGCCCCTGTTCAACCCCTGCGTCAACCCCAACCGATTTATGATGACTATGAAGAAGAGGATAACTGGGGCGATGTCGAACGGGATGAGGATGATCGCTATCGAGAACGGGAATTAGTTCCCATTGACCCTCCCCGTCAAGATCAAAAGCTCTACGCCAGAGAATTAAACTATGAATACGAAAATGAAGTAGATGCTAACGCTTGGAATGATGACGAAACTCCTCAACCCTATCAACCCCCCCGAATTAATATTCCAGAGAAGAAGAAAATGCCGGAATATGAGGAGTAA
- a CDS encoding ammonium transporter gives MLKKLLIVGLVALALLVGPLTGTAWAQEAVENPINVGDTAFMLVSAALVLFMTPGLAFFYGGLVRSRNVLNTMMMSFILMGIVGVTWVFWGYSLAFDVSTPVSAGFGQGIEQFIGGLDWVFLNKVTADAPDPIGYAGTIPHQLFMVYQMMFAIITPALISGAIVERMSFKAYFWFVLLWSTFVYSPLAHWVWGRGWLQAIGSLDFAGGTVVHISSGVSAVVIAWMIGSRKHFMVLPHVPHNVPFVLLGIGMLWFGWFGFNAGSALSAGSLATVAFVATMVSTSAGGLTWAIVEWILRGKPTAVGTASGFLAGLVGVTPAAGFVTPVGAILIGSITAVCCFYAVSWRVKLQFDDSLDTYSVHGVGGTVGAILTGVFATKTVNPAGLDGLLYGNPGQLIPQIIGVIATYIFAAAGTFVIMKILGSVMELRVKSMVEEQGLDIDQHGEEGYGEDFASGLSFATETYTRKEG, from the coding sequence GTGCTGAAAAAATTATTGATCGTGGGATTAGTTGCATTAGCTCTTTTGGTTGGGCCTTTGACGGGAACAGCCTGGGCGCAAGAGGCAGTAGAAAACCCCATTAATGTAGGGGATACAGCATTTATGCTGGTTTCTGCTGCCTTAGTGTTGTTTATGACACCAGGGTTAGCTTTCTTTTATGGTGGATTAGTGCGATCGCGCAACGTTCTCAACACGATGATGATGAGCTTCATCTTGATGGGAATTGTGGGTGTGACCTGGGTATTCTGGGGATATAGCCTCGCTTTTGATGTCTCTACTCCCGTCTCAGCAGGCTTTGGCCAAGGGATTGAACAGTTTATTGGCGGATTAGATTGGGTATTTTTAAATAAAGTCACAGCCGATGCGCCTGACCCCATTGGCTATGCCGGAACCATCCCCCACCAGTTATTTATGGTGTATCAGATGATGTTCGCCATCATCACCCCGGCCCTAATTTCTGGGGCGATTGTAGAACGGATGAGTTTTAAAGCTTATTTTTGGTTTGTCTTATTGTGGTCTACGTTCGTTTATTCTCCCTTAGCCCATTGGGTTTGGGGTCGGGGTTGGTTACAAGCCATTGGTTCCTTAGACTTTGCGGGTGGAACGGTGGTTCATATCAGTTCTGGTGTCTCGGCGGTGGTTATCGCTTGGATGATTGGCTCTCGTAAGCATTTTATGGTGCTTCCCCATGTTCCCCATAATGTTCCTTTTGTGCTGTTAGGAATTGGGATGTTATGGTTTGGCTGGTTTGGCTTTAATGCGGGTAGTGCTTTAAGTGCAGGTTCTTTAGCGACCGTTGCCTTTGTCGCCACGATGGTCTCAACCTCAGCCGGAGGGTTGACTTGGGCAATTGTGGAATGGATTTTACGCGGTAAACCCACAGCCGTTGGTACTGCTAGTGGTTTCTTAGCAGGATTAGTGGGTGTTACTCCCGCAGCCGGATTTGTTACTCCCGTTGGTGCAATTTTAATCGGTTCTATCACTGCCGTTTGCTGTTTCTATGCAGTCAGTTGGCGGGTGAAATTACAATTTGATGATTCTTTAGATACCTATTCTGTTCATGGCGTCGGTGGAACTGTTGGCGCTATTTTAACCGGAGTTTTTGCTACAAAAACTGTTAACCCTGCTGGATTAGATGGACTTCTGTATGGAAATCCAGGACAATTAATTCCTCAAATTATTGGGGTGATTGCTACTTATATTTTTGCAGCGGCTGGAACTTTTGTGATCATGAAAATTCTCGGTTCCGTGATGGAACTACGAGTTAAATCGATGGTCGAAGAACAAGGTTTAGATATTGATCAACACGGTGAAGAAGGGTATGGTGAAGACTTTGCTTCTGGTTTAAGTTTTGCGACTGAAACTTATACAAGAAAAGAAGGTTAG
- a CDS encoding universal stress protein, translating into MKRILLCTDGSIFSQSSYQYAAWFSTRLEASVDVLYVTDTRDKTAAKAKNLSGSIGIDASDALLNQLVALEREKAKLNHQQAKLILQNANQVLSSYGVQEVKLIHETGFLVDCLHEFEAQTDLIILGKRGETAEFASGHLGANLERIVRASHKPCLITSRQYQPIYRLLLAYDGSASCEKIIEFLGNSKVFNGLELHIITVAKSSEDETAIAQIYDVKQQAQKAGFEPTCCIVEGNPEIAIAQYAEENNISLLMMGAYGHSRIRHLVIGSTTAQILRSSHIPVLLFR; encoded by the coding sequence ATGAAACGAATTTTATTATGTACTGATGGCTCTATTTTTTCTCAAAGTAGCTATCAATATGCAGCCTGGTTTTCAACTCGATTAGAAGCAAGTGTAGACGTTCTGTATGTCACCGATACAAGGGATAAGACGGCGGCAAAAGCTAAAAATCTAAGTGGGAGTATTGGTATCGATGCTTCTGATGCCCTCCTGAATCAATTAGTGGCATTAGAACGGGAAAAAGCTAAACTAAACCATCAACAGGCTAAACTGATTTTACAAAATGCAAATCAAGTGCTTTCTAGTTATGGAGTTCAGGAAGTTAAGTTGATTCATGAAACCGGATTTTTAGTTGATTGTTTGCATGAATTTGAAGCTCAAACCGATTTAATTATTTTGGGAAAACGAGGAGAAACTGCGGAATTTGCCTCTGGACATTTGGGGGCAAATCTGGAACGAATTGTCCGTGCTAGTCATAAACCTTGTTTAATTACCTCTCGCCAATATCAGCCTATTTATCGGTTGTTACTGGCCTATGATGGTAGTGCAAGCTGTGAAAAAATTATAGAATTTCTGGGAAATTCCAAGGTATTTAATGGCTTAGAATTGCATATTATTACGGTTGCTAAAAGTTCAGAAGATGAAACGGCAATAGCTCAAATTTATGATGTCAAACAACAAGCACAAAAGGCAGGGTTTGAGCCAACTTGTTGCATTGTAGAGGGTAATCCAGAAATTGCGATCGCTCAGTATGCAGAAGAAAATAACATCAGTCTGCTGATGATGGGGGCTTATGGACATAGCCGCATTCGTCATCTGGTTATCGGTAGTACAACGGCTCAAATTCTCCGCAGTAGCCATATTCCCGTGTTGCTGTTCCGCTAA
- a CDS encoding trifunctional serine/threonine-protein kinase/ATP-binding protein/sensor histidine kinase produces the protein MIALPGYQILAQIYESINSVVYRAIREKDNLPVIFKVLQGDFPPQSDLQKYEREYKILRQFNLDSVIKVYELQTYQNTLVMTLEDFGGESLKILLSTQKFTLLGFLTIAIKIAQGLREIHAANLIHKDINPSNIVFNPATGQVKLIDFSISSGLTQESLRLHQPQNLEGTLAYMSPEQTGRMNRSVDYRTDFYSLGATFYELLTQQVPFPTTDAMEVVHAHLAKQPVPPHEINPEIPPIISQIVLKLLSKTAEERYQSAWGLIADLEQSLKQVQTTGTVSNFPLGMQDISNQFKIPKKLYGRETEIDALMQAFDRVSQGNIEMMLIAGYSGIGKSVLVQEISKSIVNKKGYFVSGKFDQFQRSIPYSALVSAFSELARLILSESQQQLDQWREKLLGVLGPNGQIIIDVIPEIELIIGPQQTVLELGSAESQNRFNLVFQNFIRLFCQAEHPLVIFLDDLQWADSATLKLIKLMLMDDSTSYLFLIGAYRDNEVSPTHPLMMMLEGLKSESFTSETEPQANRLIHEIHLTALNLEQVTELVADTLHSDRNTVLPLAELVIRKTQGNPFFVNEFLKTLYQEKLLHFNSERIAWQWSLAEIQALDITDNVVELMIGKLQKLPQESQQVLQLVACVGNQFDLNTLSLIYGKESLGTFRDLLPALKEGLIKPLFDADNLEPEQINPYLVLNYKFLHDRVQQAAYSLIADSQKQFVHLTIGRLLLANTPPQYWLERVFDLVDHLNVGRSLITDEQEKLQLASLNLEAGKKAKDATAYSAAREYLMAGIEILPGEIWIEHYPLAFSLYREQAEVEYLNGNFAESETLIQLILEQSQSILEKAEVYNLLLIQYTLQLKDESAINAGTKALALFGIELPTENLQTVIPQELESLQNSLNINNLSALLDQNSIVEPDKKIILKLLNNLAPPAYVSNPSLWTVIILKGVKVSIESGYTSEAGFFYATYGILLAALFGQYQTAYELGQLGLKLNKKWNYPIYKVSASLISCLNYWLEPLKNSNVLGHEGYQSALESGDLQYAGYLLNNQSLNLMAQGVNLPKFLVEVKNYLKFGYKTENHLVIDSLTGLRGILLNLIGETANLVSFDSPEITESDYINNSQQKQKFYSLCLYQILKLQVLYLYGEVELALELTWEIEKSLQFIQGLISVTEYYFYSSLVFIANLDRISASEQEQFLEKVKTNQEKFKTWSDNCPANFLHKYLLVEAEIARFSQRSFEAIDLYEQAISTAQEAGFIQNVALSHELTAKFWMNHDKLKYANIHLREAYYSYQRWGAIRKVEQLETQYAQLKHLASLKPSLFEAQSITLNTSHGSRLALLDLSTVIKASQAISREIVLERLLASLMKIVIENAGAQKGFLILYQGEQLVIEAEASTNLEDVIVHPKIPVETCNYLPLTVIYYVERTGQDVVLMNATLEGQFTHDIYINTHQVKSILCTPIISQGKLLGILYLENNLTAGAFTSERIEVLNLLSSQAAVSLENALLYASVENKVQDRTQEINEKNLRLEQTLNQLQHTQAQLIQSEKMSSLGQMVAGVAHEINNPVSFIYGNLTPASEYVQDLLRLIQVYQQEYPQPNPLVETTISEIDLEFLVVDLQKLLVSMKVGAERIRNIVLSLRNFSRLDEAEMKPVDIHEGIDSTLMILQPRLRASTHSAEIEIIKNYGQLPKINCYVSQLNQVFMNIISNGIDALEHRRHLMNQADFPPTIIISTDLIENSKVQISISDNGSGMNSDILQRIFDPFFTTKPVGSGTGLGLSISYSIIVDRHQGEMSCNSTPSEGAEFIILIPID, from the coding sequence ATGATTGCTTTGCCGGGATATCAAATTTTAGCACAAATCTATGAAAGTATTAACTCCGTTGTTTATCGAGCGATTCGAGAAAAAGACAACTTACCCGTAATTTTTAAAGTGCTCCAAGGCGACTTTCCGCCTCAATCTGATCTCCAGAAATATGAGCGAGAATATAAAATCCTGCGCCAGTTTAATTTAGACAGTGTGATTAAAGTTTATGAACTTCAAACCTATCAAAATACATTAGTCATGACCTTAGAAGATTTTGGCGGAGAATCGTTAAAAATCTTACTATCTACCCAAAAATTTACCCTTTTAGGATTTCTAACAATTGCGATTAAAATTGCTCAAGGATTACGAGAAATTCATGCAGCCAACTTAATCCATAAAGATATTAATCCCTCTAATATTGTTTTTAATCCTGCCACCGGACAAGTTAAACTGATTGATTTTAGCATTTCCAGTGGATTAACTCAAGAATCTTTACGCCTGCATCAGCCTCAAAATTTAGAAGGAACTCTCGCCTATATGTCTCCAGAACAAACGGGAAGGATGAACCGTTCTGTAGATTATCGGACAGATTTTTATTCCTTGGGAGCAACCTTTTATGAACTATTAACTCAACAGGTTCCTTTTCCTACCACAGATGCAATGGAAGTGGTACACGCTCACCTCGCTAAACAACCTGTTCCTCCCCATGAAATTAACCCTGAAATTCCCCCAATTATTTCTCAAATTGTGCTGAAATTACTCTCGAAAACTGCCGAAGAACGCTATCAAAGCGCCTGGGGATTAATTGCAGATTTAGAACAGAGTTTAAAACAAGTTCAAACCACAGGAACCGTCAGCAATTTTCCATTAGGAATGCAGGATATTTCTAATCAATTTAAAATTCCCAAAAAACTCTATGGTCGAGAAACTGAGATTGATGCCTTAATGCAAGCCTTTGACCGGGTGAGTCAAGGGAACATTGAAATGATGTTAATTGCCGGATATTCTGGCATTGGAAAATCAGTTTTAGTTCAAGAAATATCTAAATCAATTGTTAACAAAAAAGGCTATTTTGTTAGTGGAAAATTTGACCAATTTCAACGCAGTATTCCCTATTCTGCTTTAGTGAGTGCTTTTTCTGAACTCGCCAGATTAATCTTAAGCGAAAGTCAGCAGCAATTAGATCAATGGCGGGAAAAACTCTTAGGAGTTTTGGGGCCAAATGGACAAATTATTATTGATGTAATTCCCGAAATTGAACTGATTATCGGCCCTCAACAGACGGTATTAGAATTAGGTTCTGCGGAATCTCAAAACCGTTTTAATTTAGTCTTTCAAAACTTTATTCGTCTGTTTTGCCAAGCCGAACATCCTTTAGTAATTTTCTTGGATGATTTACAGTGGGCTGACTCAGCAACTCTGAAATTAATCAAATTAATGTTAATGGATGATTCCACCTCCTATTTATTTTTAATTGGTGCTTATCGAGATAATGAAGTCAGTCCCACCCATCCGTTAATGATGATGTTAGAGGGGCTAAAATCCGAGTCCTTTACCTCAGAAACCGAACCACAAGCTAATCGCTTAATTCATGAAATTCATTTAACGGCTTTAAATTTAGAGCAAGTTACTGAACTGGTGGCGGATACCTTACATAGCGATCGCAACACCGTTCTACCCTTAGCAGAATTAGTCATCAGAAAAACTCAAGGAAATCCATTTTTTGTGAATGAATTTCTCAAAACTCTATATCAAGAAAAACTCCTCCATTTTAATTCAGAACGCATTGCTTGGCAATGGAGTTTGGCAGAAATTCAAGCCCTCGATATTACCGATAATGTCGTTGAATTAATGATTGGAAAACTCCAGAAACTTCCCCAGGAAAGTCAACAAGTTTTACAATTAGTCGCCTGCGTTGGGAATCAATTTGATTTAAACACCTTATCGTTAATTTATGGCAAAGAATCCCTCGGCACTTTTCGAGATTTATTACCCGCTTTAAAAGAAGGTTTAATTAAACCTTTGTTCGATGCTGACAATTTAGAACCCGAACAAATTAATCCCTATTTAGTCTTAAATTATAAATTTCTCCATGATCGAGTCCAACAGGCTGCCTATTCCTTAATTGCTGACTCTCAAAAACAATTTGTTCACCTCACTATCGGTCGGCTATTACTAGCAAATACACCGCCTCAATATTGGTTAGAACGGGTTTTTGATTTAGTTGATCACCTCAATGTCGGTCGGTCTTTAATTACAGATGAACAAGAAAAATTGCAACTGGCAAGTTTAAATTTAGAAGCCGGAAAAAAAGCAAAAGATGCCACTGCTTATAGTGCCGCCCGGGAATATTTAATGGCAGGAATTGAAATTTTACCCGGTGAAATTTGGATTGAACATTATCCTTTAGCCTTTTCGCTATATCGAGAACAGGCAGAAGTTGAATACTTGAATGGGAATTTTGCTGAAAGTGAAACCCTAATTCAATTAATTTTAGAACAGTCTCAATCAATTTTAGAAAAAGCCGAAGTTTATAATCTTCTCCTGATTCAATATACCTTACAACTAAAGGATGAATCTGCCATCAATGCCGGGACAAAAGCCTTAGCTTTATTTGGGATAGAGTTACCCACAGAAAATCTACAAACGGTAATTCCCCAGGAATTAGAGTCTTTACAAAACTCCCTAAATATTAATAATTTATCTGCTTTATTGGATCAAAATTCAATTGTAGAACCCGATAAAAAAATTATTTTAAAATTACTCAATAATTTAGCACCTCCCGCCTATGTAAGTAATCCTAGTTTATGGACAGTTATTATTCTCAAAGGCGTAAAAGTTTCTATTGAATCAGGTTACACTTCAGAAGCCGGATTTTTCTATGCGACCTATGGAATTTTACTCGCCGCACTCTTTGGTCAATATCAAACTGCTTATGAGTTAGGTCAACTGGGATTAAAATTAAATAAAAAGTGGAATTATCCGATTTATAAAGTATCAGCATCCTTAATTAGTTGTCTCAACTATTGGTTAGAACCCCTTAAAAATTCAAACGTCTTGGGTCATGAGGGCTATCAATCCGCTTTAGAATCAGGAGATTTACAATATGCAGGTTATTTGTTAAATAATCAATCCTTGAATTTAATGGCGCAAGGGGTTAACCTGCCTAAATTCTTAGTTGAAGTTAAAAATTATTTGAAATTTGGCTATAAAACCGAAAATCATTTAGTGATTGATAGCTTAACGGGACTGCGAGGAATTCTGCTCAATTTAATCGGTGAAACTGCTAATTTAGTATCCTTTGATAGTCCCGAAATTACCGAATCTGATTATATTAATAATAGCCAACAAAAACAAAAATTCTATTCTCTGTGTCTTTATCAAATTTTAAAACTGCAAGTGTTATATTTATATGGAGAAGTCGAACTCGCCTTGGAATTAACCTGGGAAATAGAAAAATCTCTGCAATTTATTCAAGGTTTAATTTCGGTCACAGAATATTATTTTTATTCTTCGTTGGTTTTCATCGCCAATTTAGATCGAATTTCGGCATCGGAACAAGAACAATTTTTAGAAAAAGTTAAAACTAATCAAGAAAAATTCAAAACTTGGTCAGATAACTGTCCCGCAAATTTCTTGCATAAATATCTTTTAGTAGAAGCTGAAATCGCTCGATTTTCTCAACGTTCCTTTGAAGCAATTGATTTATATGAACAAGCCATTTCTACAGCCCAAGAAGCCGGATTTATTCAAAATGTTGCCTTAAGTCATGAACTAACTGCTAAGTTCTGGATGAATCACGATAAATTAAAATATGCTAATATTCACCTGCGAGAAGCTTATTATAGTTATCAACGTTGGGGTGCAATTCGTAAAGTCGAACAGTTAGAAACTCAATATGCTCAACTCAAACATTTAGCCTCTCTCAAACCTTCCTTATTTGAAGCGCAATCTATTACCCTAAATACCTCTCACGGTAGCCGTTTAGCTTTATTGGATTTAAGCACGGTGATTAAAGCGTCCCAAGCCATCTCGCGTGAAATTGTTTTAGAACGATTGTTAGCAAGCTTAATGAAAATTGTGATTGAAAATGCCGGGGCGCAAAAAGGGTTTTTAATTCTATATCAGGGGGAGCAATTAGTAATTGAAGCGGAAGCTTCAACGAATTTAGAAGACGTGATTGTACATCCCAAAATTCCGGTTGAAACCTGCAACTATTTACCCTTGACTGTAATTTATTATGTGGAACGAACAGGTCAAGATGTAGTGTTAATGAATGCCACACTGGAAGGACAGTTTACCCATGATATTTATATTAATACTCATCAAGTTAAATCGATTTTATGTACACCGATTATTAGTCAAGGCAAACTCTTAGGAATTTTATACTTAGAAAATAACTTAACGGCTGGAGCTTTTACTTCCGAACGAATTGAAGTTTTAAACTTACTTTCTTCTCAAGCTGCTGTTTCCTTAGAAAATGCCTTGTTATATGCCTCCGTTGAAAATAAAGTTCAAGACCGTACCCAAGAAATCAACGAGAAAAATTTACGTTTAGAACAAACTTTAAACCAATTGCAACATACCCAAGCCCAATTAATTCAAAGTGAAAAAATGTCTTCTTTAGGACAAATGGTAGCCGGAGTTGCCCATGAAATTAATAATCCTGTTAGTTTTATTTATGGTAATCTCACCCCCGCCAGTGAATATGTTCAAGATTTATTACGATTAATTCAAGTCTATCAACAAGAATATCCTCAACCTAATCCCTTAGTTGAAACCACAATTTCCGAGATTGATTTAGAGTTTTTAGTTGTAGATTTACAAAAACTATTAGTCTCGATGAAAGTAGGAGCCGAACGCATTCGTAATATTGTTTTAAGTCTGCGAAACTTCTCTCGTTTGGATGAAGCCGAGATGAAACCTGTAGATATTCATGAAGGCATTGATAGCACCTTAATGATTTTACAACCTCGACTCCGGGCTTCTACCCATAGTGCAGAAATTGAAATTATTAAAAACTATGGTCAACTGCCAAAAATTAACTGTTATGTGTCTCAATTGAATCAAGTTTTTATGAATATTATTAGTAATGGAATTGATGCTTTAGAACATCGTCGCCATCTGATGAATCAGGCTGATTTCCCCCCCACTATTATTATTTCTACTGACTTAATTGAGAATAGTAAAGTTCAAATTTCCATTTCCGATAATGGTTCCGGCATGAATTCAGATATTTTACAACGAATTTTTGATCCCTTTTTTACCACAAAACCCGTCGGTAGTGGGACGGGCTTAGGTCTATCGATTAGTTACTCAATTATCGTCGATCGTCATCAGGGCGAGATGAGTTGCAATTCTACGCCCAGCGAAGGCGCGGAATTTATCATCCTCATCCCAATCGATTAG
- a CDS encoding DUF6658 family protein produces MKKLIEALRSVSLKSIMGVFLAGVLLLISTACSNKTPTAQVSDNASYNETQGYKKELYHPVQDKQKGGMYPYSDTDVSNPKADAKAKALIDSAKSNINKVNNPQEFVENYKNGKPLPERVKDLSERVGESASEVADDWMGGTKRGMRNVKNNTKDALDTAKNQAEDTSMGLKRQASKGAQHLQEKAEDAGRAIDKSL; encoded by the coding sequence ATGAAGAAATTAATTGAAGCCCTGCGCTCAGTTTCCCTAAAAAGTATTATGGGTGTCTTTTTAGCTGGAGTATTACTATTGATCAGTACCGCTTGTAGTAATAAAACTCCGACTGCTCAGGTGTCTGACAATGCGAGTTACAATGAAACGCAAGGATACAAAAAGGAACTTTATCACCCAGTTCAAGACAAACAGAAAGGGGGAATGTATCCTTACAGCGATACCGACGTCTCCAACCCTAAAGCAGATGCCAAAGCTAAAGCATTAATTGATAGTGCAAAATCTAATATCAATAAAGTCAACAACCCTCAAGAATTCGTCGAAAATTATAAAAATGGCAAGCCTTTGCCAGAACGGGTGAAAGATTTATCCGAAAGAGTCGGTGAGTCTGCCAGTGAAGTCGCGGACGATTGGATGGGAGGCACCAAACGAGGTATGCGGAACGTCAAAAATAACACCAAAGATGCCCTAGATACAGCCAAAAATCAGGCAGAAGACACCTCAATGGGTCTTAAACGTCAGGCTTCTAAGGGTGCTCAACACCTCCAAGAAAAAGCAGAAGATGCGGGACGGGCGATCGATAAATCCCTATAA
- a CDS encoding SulP family inorganic anion transporter: MNITAWKREWLSNVRGDLLAGTVVALALIPEAIAFSIIAGVDPKVGLYSSFIIAVVTAICGGRPGLISAATGAMALLMISLVKDHGLQYLFAAGILTGIIQIIFGWLKLGRQLKYVPRAVMIGFVNALAILIFLAQLPQLTNVPFAVYVMTAAALAIIYLLPRLTKIVPSPLVAIITITAISLITGIKVPTVGDMGDLPTTFPPFLIPQVPLNLETLNIIFPYAITLAIVGLLESLLTASLLDELTNTPSNKNQEAKGQGIANIITSFFGGMAGCAMIGQSVINIQSGGRGRLSTFSAGILLLFFILALGNWVRQIPMAALVAVMIMVSIGTFNWSSLRQIQKIPRSETAAMITTVLITVFSHNLAIGVVAGIALSTVFFSRKIAKVVFVDQLLSPDGMHRTYKIAGQIFFVSVDDFLANFDFHEELEKVTLDFSYAHIWDQSAVAAIDQVVIKFRRAGADVELVGLNEASATLIEKLGIHNQPDATEKMPGH, encoded by the coding sequence TTGAATATTACAGCATGGAAACGAGAGTGGCTCTCTAATGTTCGAGGTGATCTTTTAGCGGGAACAGTTGTTGCACTGGCCCTAATTCCAGAAGCGATCGCTTTTTCTATTATTGCCGGAGTTGACCCCAAAGTCGGACTATATAGTTCATTTATCATTGCCGTAGTTACTGCTATCTGTGGGGGACGACCGGGATTGATTTCTGCTGCTACTGGAGCCATGGCACTGCTGATGATTTCTCTAGTCAAAGATCATGGCTTACAGTATCTATTTGCTGCGGGTATTTTGACTGGAATAATTCAGATTATTTTTGGCTGGCTAAAGTTGGGACGACAGTTAAAATATGTTCCTCGTGCGGTGATGATAGGCTTTGTGAATGCCCTAGCCATCTTAATTTTTTTAGCCCAACTTCCCCAACTGACCAATGTTCCTTTTGCTGTATATGTGATGACAGCAGCAGCTTTAGCAATTATTTATTTGCTACCCCGATTAACTAAAATTGTGCCCTCGCCATTAGTAGCAATTATTACAATAACCGCAATTTCTCTGATTACTGGAATTAAGGTTCCCACTGTTGGGGATATGGGAGATTTACCAACAACTTTTCCGCCTTTTTTAATTCCCCAAGTTCCTCTGAATTTAGAAACCCTAAATATTATTTTTCCCTACGCGATTACCTTGGCAATTGTTGGGCTTTTAGAATCCTTGCTCACAGCTTCTTTGTTGGATGAATTAACCAATACACCCAGCAATAAAAATCAAGAAGCCAAAGGACAAGGAATTGCTAATATTATTACCAGTTTCTTCGGGGGAATGGCTGGCTGCGCCATGATTGGACAATCGGTGATTAATATTCAATCTGGGGGACGGGGACGTTTATCAACATTTAGTGCCGGGATTTTGCTGCTTTTCTTTATTTTGGCTTTGGGGAATTGGGTACGGCAAATTCCGATGGCTGCCCTCGTTGCGGTGATGATTATGGTTTCCATTGGAACGTTTAATTGGTCATCTTTAAGACAGATTCAAAAGATTCCGCGTAGTGAAACTGCCGCCATGATTACAACAGTATTGATTACCGTTTTTAGTCATAATTTAGCGATCGGAGTTGTGGCTGGTATTGCTTTGAGTACGGTCTTTTTCTCCCGCAAAATTGCTAAAGTGGTGTTTGTGGATCAACTCTTGAGTCCTGATGGGATGCACCGCACCTACAAAATTGCAGGTCAAATTTTCTTTGTTTCTGTTGATGATTTTTTAGCAAATTTTGACTTTCACGAAGAACTAGAAAAAGTCACCCTAGACTTTAGCTATGCCCATATTTGGGATCAATCGGCGGTGGCTGCAATTGATCAAGTCGTGATCAAATTTCGTCGGGCTGGGGCTGATGTGGAATTGGTAGGGCTCAATGAAGCCAGTGCTACTTTAATCGAGAAATTAGGGATTCACAATCAACCTGATGCAACAGAAAAAATGCCAGGTCATTAA